Below is a window of Impatiens glandulifera chromosome 2, dImpGla2.1, whole genome shotgun sequence DNA.
tagaatcAGATCTAAAAAAATGCTTCATTTTGAAGgtgaataaataatttacatgttaatttataaaatgtaaaCATAAAGCTTGAGCAATATTGACATTTACTTGTTGACTCCATTGATGAAACTCAAATAATTGATTCAAACacataatatcaatattacaaTTGAAGATGAAAATGGTATTGAAATGATTAAGTTGTTGAagatatatatacaacttttttttataatgttaggAGTAAGAAATGTGACAATGTAGTTTAAAATTTGGAAACTTAActtaagaaaaacaaatgatataattattttaaaatgttttatatgagataaatgtatttaaattaaaagattgATGTTTAGACCTTCAAGAGTAAAAATAACTGTATAGACACTAAAGAAGCAAAAGAAGaacaaatataatgtttttttttttataatttatgtatattaaaaatgataataatcgTTTAAgcataataataaaacataacatttgaaaaaaaatagaataccACTACGTTACTCAATAAGTTATCGAACTCGTTAATATTTGAGAGAAACGATTAACTCCTTATCAACTTCACTGATTTTTCGAAACGAATATAAAAAATCATCATAATAgtaatattatgaatgatacgtatTAAACGAATACGATCCTTGAAGGTTCAATAAAAATCTTCGTCCTTGaaccatttttaatatatatatatatatatgtatatatatataatattaatttaatataaaattaatttttaagttatattatattatttgtaaaaaaaatattatatataacttttaatttaaattagtgaTAATTAACTTTACAtccctaaaaataaaataaaaaaaacaaattatcttttcaattattatacatggttatattatttgaaaaaacattaaaaaaaatattgagtagATTGGATTGGGTTAAGGTTAAGTTGAATTTGGGTTGCATCATTTCGATTTGGATTGGGctacttaattatataatttgttcaATAAACATTTTCATATTATCTCCAACTAGAAAAAAGAAGTGAGaataagagaaagaaaataagaatgaatatattttatgacaaaaaaaatatatatattaaaataacttttataataGATTACCACTAATTACCCAATTCATAATCTAATGAGTAAAATaacttacaataaaataaatataagttagaTACATTTGATGATTCCAATCTAGAATAAGATTGATTTACTCATAAGAAAAGGGCACTTGTCCATACCAAATATGTGCTATAATTTGGATACATAATTGGTAATGTGCCGACATCATTGCCGTGGGGATAACCATTGTTTTGACTAATTATTTATCACTTCTCTTTCCATCTTAATGGTTCACTTTATAGCTAGACAACTCATTTATGTATATGTAGTTttgactaataaaataaaatgtatgtttctttctttctatttttctaATACACATTTGATATGCAGGTTGGCCCTAAGGTAAGCCATGAATTAGGCGGCCcataaaataatagtaaaaaactTATGATGTGGGATATaagaatatttgttaaattagataaaaagaaatttaaaatatatcgcACTCACAATAATCGGGTCGTTTTATTGTTGTTCTAAGCGAGAAATTCATGAATTTTTTGTTTCCTTAAAATTCACTATACTACTAGGATTACTTTATTgagttatcttttttttttatataaaaataatataagaattttaatattagataattaaaaataaataaaatatgatatataaattttattaaacatcaCATGGATTGTCATGTCTCAACCAAAACCCATTAATTATTGGATTAGGTAACTCCTTTTTATTGGTtatattactatatatttttataattttgagtaTGGATTGTGCTTTAAgatttagtataaaataatatatattttttaaatgtgaatCTGTTCTTTGGGGAATTggtgaaaaattaatttgagattttttatcaattaaattaaatttatttattcaattatccCAGTGAACTATTTTAAAGaggttatttattattttaattagattgtTGATAGACTAGGagttgtttattttgttttaatttacattgtgattttttttatatattatttattatattgctcaataaatgtattaatggtaattagatttaaaaaataacaatttatatttagagAAATTACAAAGTGACCATTATCCttgtaaaacaaattaaaatcctATAAAAATTCAATTGGTGATTTGTCCAAtcattgtatatttaaaaatctatgtttctagttttttttaattatctcttcaataatatatataatataactaaataaaaaaaaagtaagatgaATGGATGGATAATAGATTAATGCTAAATCCAAGACtcgcatatttatattaataatatataatattattatatatctaatatagATTAACTTTAAGTATGTAACCTATTTTctagataaacataaataaaaattctcgAATCtccaattaaaaattaaaaatattgaacagttcatatatttaaccataTATTAGtgatatattgaaaaaataacttttatattttattaactgtAATTTGTTACtgtcatttttaaatatatcaaaattatagaaaaaatttaattgcAGATTTTCTTCCTTATGTGTTTgaaaaactattaataatatagattaGAAGATGTCACAATTAATATGTATTGAaccatatattaattaatcataattgaattgaataaaTAACCTTTTACATAtaagattttattaatatttatagatTACAAGATTGATCAATCAATATATATGTAAccatatattaatgataattaatttgaaaaaaaactttatattgataaaaatatataatttaattgttattatctttttaaaatcaaatcaacatcctaaaattaataaattgaagatTTACGAATCATTTTTATGCATATGAATAATAAGGGTTGAATATCCAGATATATTGATGcacacaaattattaataaatcagttattcaaaatatgaaaaaattaatgttttcatgttaaatatttgacatatatatatatatatatatatatatatatatatatatatatatatatatactgttattttaaattattaatgtagTTTGATGACGattaaatacaattaataaatatttcatcaaatttaattaaatgggAAGTCATTTTATAGGAGATGTCATACTAgtctttttgaaaataaatacaaataaaaaaaattgcttgatataataatcatttaaacttGAAAATATTTCTAACCTTGGTAGAAGAAACAAGAGAACAATTGCTGGTAAAAGATAGTCTCAAACAAATAAGCATGTAACTAAtcctatttcaaattaaaaaaacaaaaacaaattattaatgaaaggGCAATTGAAGATAAACATTATTATCTTCTAATATAGCAATATCAGTTCATGATTAAGGGCCTGAAATCTACTCATCAAAATTTGTGTCGTCCCCTTGGCGAAGATCCATAACTTCAACGGGACTAACTGTAGATCGACGATACAAGCGACATAACACAAATGGAGGCTGCGAGAAAACAAAAACACAATCCACAAAAACACTAATCTTTAAGCCGAAAacaacttataaaataataaaatatttttgtaaaaattgaATAAGTTATACCAACTTGAAAGTAATAATATTTACCTCGGGATTACGAAATAGAGAAAACTCTTGCATTATCCAATTCGTCCGAATAGCCCCTCCTACAGAATCTGTCGCATAAAACACAAAGCTTCTTTTCGCTCCAATAACCACACCTCCATTTCCTTCTACACTTATACCACAACCTTTCTTCTTCCAATAACCACCAACGGAAATCCTCTTCCCATCTTGATCATTAATAGAGGCCGTAGCCACATAATAGTACCACCTTATTTGCGTTCCGCGACGCCCAGAGTAAGTGAAACTATCAGTTTGTGGTAAATCAAAAGGATTGAGACCATACAAATTGACTTCGTTAATATGATCATTGAGATATTCTCCGCTATTCTTGGggattaaaaattcataaactAGCTCTTGTTCGGTGGGACGAAATTCCATTCCGGGATGAGATAAGATCATGGATACATGGTCGCGATAAATAGATCTCATGTTTTCCATGGCTTGAGAAATTGTGAAGATGATAAAATGTTTTATAGAGAAGTTCTAATGCATTAATGTTatcatgttattattatatttcacatttttagtaacacaataaattttattgagGAATTCTAATgcaatattgttattttattattattattacgtACATTTGTAGTTTTAGTAACACAGTAAATTTATTGAGTTCTAATGCAATATcgttatcattttattattacatttgCATGTTTTAGTAAGTACAATAAATTTTATAGAGTAATTTTAATAGAATATTGTtatcacattattattaataactacATATTGCATGTTTTAGTAACACAATAAATTTTATAGagtaattctaataaaatattgttcactttatcattaatatatattgcaTGTTTTAGTAACACAATAAATGAGATTTCACAATTAAAAGTGATTTATTGATAGAATTGTTTTATGAGATTCATGTTCTAATTGATTGGGCTTTGTTTAGGCTAAAAAATTGGGATTAACTTAaagaaataaaaggaaaaaattaattaaatatttttttgaaaataaaattaattaatttcaccttattatattaaaaaaataataatattatttttgtatgggCTTAAGCCCATTATGTTTAGATTCGACCTTGTAACCTAATTTAACTTGATGATATGTTTATAACTTGATGTCCAAgtataaaatcataatattaatcattttcttATTCTCATTCCCTTAatctttatcaaaataaataaattatagcttacaaaaagagataaaattaaaaagtcatCTTTAATATGGAGAGTTAATAAGAAAGTATAcactatataataaaacataattttatgttttattttcttactcTTCAATTTTTTGGGTAATCTCCACTTAATTACatagtatataaataattatataggcttttttaattaatcttgtATGTATTTACAAATCtatataatcttattattagtttaaaaattgtaaTGAAGATTCAtgagatatttaaaatatgcatagaaattcaactttatttaaataattgtcaTATACTATTGTGTTACtgaaattattttagtttatattgtTTAATGTCCATTTACttgcataatatttttcaaataaacatataaCCTTTAAACTAATTACATAATCTTTTTATATAGTAAAATtctgttttataaatttagaaactttttataaattattatatagttaaattgacaaaaaaaaattgtctaagAGAAAGTTTGAGGTTAAATTAATTCTCACTAAATATACAAAGcagatataattatttaatatttagggGGTCTTCAAtgatttccaaaataaaaaaatgaagaaataaaatcttaaattatcTCTTATACACTTACAATAATTTAACCaataaaatctataaattagtaaaattaatCCAATAAAATCATCTATATGTGATGTTTGGTAAAAGTTAGCATGTGCCCATATTTattggatttttaattttttttcttttagtgATACTATTATCACTTAAGTTAGTGagttatatatttagattttaagTTAGATTAATTTCATGTGCAAATCTTGtagtttcttcattatttgtAACAATATACAGACttatttgcaaaaaaaaatcagtaattttatagaatatttataatgtaaaaCTCTTCTTTACCATTATGATTCTTacttttcttaataaaaattggTACAGATTTTATAACTTAAACTATTAAtagaatttgaaatattaaaaaaggttacaataaaataataataataataatattgttgacTCACCCAAtacaaaaagataaatattaaaattaatttatataataaataaattttacatttatttttttcaaaaaaacccagataaatatataaaattatttaactatttgATTGAGCCTTTTCTTCCTACCTTAAcctaatattttcattttttccaaataaattattacatttataaaatcaaaataataattttttatttatatttctctaattatttttatacattaaacaatttttatactATTTCACTTCATCAAGCTAGTCCAGTGATAATAGTCGACTTAAGAGACTAACATGTCACGGATTTAAGGGGAATCGTGACGGTGGGTGCTAGTTTCcatttaattcaaaacaagaaaCTGTACTcgacaattttttataaaatacaaatacctctaaaattaatatattatatataatattgaaaaagataaaaaaaatgttaatatattatatataataaaaatatattatcaataaaattaaaaaaaataattttaatatattatataataaaagtaaatattaagaatataataattaatttattatatataactaatttattttcaatgaaTAAGTAAACCAGTATTTTGTTGTGTATATTGAGGACAGGGAGTTCCAATAGTAGTGAAGCACATTGAATCCATCGTTAGAATGTTCATAGGTCACTCCAGATTCCAGAATGCATATATGAGGCAGCATGTTACTCAAGTTGAGTAAACACAATCACATATCTATCTATGGGCCTCAGGTGGACTGATTTCTACTtcgaaatttttttatatattttttttacggttaaaatgtgacattacctcataattttttttaaaaaaaattaataaaaattattattttatttatttaattattaaaaaaatagtaaaaactTACCATAATTTATctgttttattcaaaattatctcgttttttattttagtctactctaaatttttttaaacccaCCCATTACTGAAATCTTGGTCCGTCCTGTGTGGACACGGCGATCCGTGTCATGTTGGATTCTTTCATTTCAATACAAAAATTCCCTGTTCAAAAATCACTTTTCAaggtatcattttttttaacccttaattatgtttaattagatTGATTATTTGTTTCCTTTGTTTGACTTAATATTGTCTTATGTTATTGAAATGTGCACATTTAAGAAGGATTTCAATGAACTAATCCTTCATCTGCTAAGAGATCTCGTGAAGGATGATGTGCACGTTCTCGAGGTTGTATATGGCGGTTCTTCAAATTTGACTCATGTCTACGTGAAGGTGGAAGAACTACAGAGTAAGGTGAGCCAATAATTTGACCTCATTTGGAAACACCTTAATATCTGATTTGGGGTACTTTCTATTATTATCAATTATCGAGTTTCCTTCCTTGCAAGGTGTTGTGTTTGAAACACGAGTTTTGTAGTGTTTGCAGGCACTGGATTATGAAATCCATAACTTGAAAGATTTCTTTTCAAGTGGCCTATTCTCTAAAGCAGACTTCAAGTTGgatgatgaaagaaaaataattccaCATTACATATCCAAGTAATGAATGTATGGTTTGGTTGTTTAAGGTGAGACAAACATTAGGCCATATATCAACTCTGCTAATTTGCCCTCCTTTTTAGGGCCCTTTGTTGTTTTGAGATAGTCAGTCAATTCATGGTTTGCTCAGGcatatttatttggtttttgTTTCAAATTTGAATGATTATTTGTTGGAGTTTATTAGAATTTACTTGTTTAATTAGTTTTCTTTATTCATTGAAAATTCTCTtttgtgaaagaaaaaaaaaataaccagACAACCTTTTTGATTATCAAATGCTGTAGGAATTAAATTGAAGAGTTTATTTAACTATATTGGAATGATTTTGTCATTATTTGTTATATGACAAACTTTATTGATGTTATTAGTATTACTAATATATAACTCATTCATTTGcacaagtaataatataaaaaacggaaaaaaaattacggtgaAAATTtgatagcatttttatttttaacattttatatataatgttagttaaaaagttgaatttatatggTTAAAACGTCTCacattaatcaaatttggtgttgaatttaaaatataaagtcttattagtctagttggttataGTTGGTTataatgttgtacttgtttttgttaagttgcaagttcgaaatatacatataacatttttaattttatttttaaccgttttaagtttatgggtgggtcaacccccaatccgactcaagtatccattactctcacatatatatccaaattaaccacagctctcgactcgacaatcctgacattttaaaaattaagcatcattatatatatactagcatctatctcgtgcatttgtacgaataataatataaaaaaccgtgaaaaaaaatagataaaaatatgatagcataattttatttttaaccgttttaagtttatgggcgggtcaaccaacaatcAGACTCAattatccattactctcacattgcagaacgatctctaaaacaattgacACAGTTTAATTcctcaactcaattagtttgactTATAGAGTCACTTCTTCCCCATACTAcgaatgaaagagaaaatgtaaatactaccattaaaataatttagacgagacttactatatccatatgaattatgtcccatatctctataaatataatattattcttccATTAtttctcactaataatagtgaaatttaTAGCTTAAGAATTATGACTgtttaaaaactattgatgaatcaccgcgttcatcaaatttggtgttgaatttataatataaagtgttattagcttagttggttaaatgttgtacttgttttgttaggttgcaagttcgaaccatacatataggatttttaattttatttttaaccgttttaagtttatggacgggtcaacccacaatctgactcaaatatcaatttactctcacatatatattcaaattaaccacaactctcgacacggaaatccggacactttaaaaattaagcatcattttatatatatatatatatatatatatatatattagttagttaaaaagttcacttatatatattagttagttcaaaagttgaacttatatttattataacgtCCCGcattaatcaaatttgatgtttaattaaaaatataaagtcttattagtttagttggttaaaagattgtacttgtgtttgttaggttgcaagtcaaaacatacttataacattttttattttatttttaaccattttaagtttatgggcgggtcaacccacaatctgacccatgtatccatttattctcacaaatatattcaaattaatcacaactctcgacccgataatctgaacactttaaaaattaagcatcgttatatatatatagagagggATTAGTTAGttcaaaagttgaacttatatttttaaaacgtttcgcgttcattaaatttgtgttgaatttaaaatataaagtcttattagcttagttggttaaagggttgtatttgtgtttattaggttgcaagtttaaaacatacatatagtatttttaattttatttgtaaccgttttaagtttatggacggggtcaacccataatcctacccaagtatccatttactctcacatatatatccaaattaaccacaactctcgaccggtaatccagacactttaaaaattaaacatcattaatatatatctatctatatatattcaaagaaataaaaatgttaatatattttatataaaaaaatatatattatatataatattaaaagagattaaaaaattattaatatattatatataatattaaaatagataaaaaaatattatatatataaaagtatattatatataatattgaaaaagattaaaaaaaattaatatattaaataataaatataatattcaaagaaataaaaatgattaatatattaattataataaaaaatatattttgttgtctgtatctattttttttacatttatttttttattatataattttagattaaacaTTTCATTGAAGGAAAGTAGTTTTTTATGTGtacaatgataaaagaaaatgagttaaaaaaaattaataaataaattgtatacaAAGTTATgtcaaaagtttttaaaaaaattaataaaaaaataaatttatatcttctcaaattttatcaattctttttaattacacatttttttattcacaaaACTAACTTCAACTAGATAGattgtataaatttaaaaaataatactctaaatatcattttattcaaaatcatgaCAAATTAAacgttaaaataatattatgaacattttgttcatttgaaaaaaattaaaaatagctAAATTTTTTATAGTTTGACCCATATGAAACAATTTAAACCAacctttatttgataaaaattatttaagtgcCAGTTATAAATAACAATGAACCTTTaactgaatttaaaatattaaaaagtttaacaataaaaataattaaaatactgtTGACTCACccaattaaaaaaacatcaatattaaaattatttttatataataattaatttataagaaacccaaataacataaaattaaataaatatatattaagcaATTGCCCTGTTTTCTCGCTTTTGATTGTTATACTTCAGTTCTAATCTaactttcaaaaaataaaaattcaatcttTTGTTATTCAATTCAATCCCCGAAATTCCAGCCTATAGTTTACAATGAAGATGATTGAATGGGCACATATCGTTGCGCCGGCCGCCGCCGCTGCGTTTATTCTCATCCTGATCGTTGCCATTATCCTTCACTGTTTCTGTCATCAGAGAAAAAAAGCCTCGTCCGAGATGAACCTAATCAGAGTCGAAAGTATCCGACAAGGCATCCCTAATAAGATTTCCGATCAAAGTAATGTTTTCCGGCGAGATCTGTTCAATTGGAACGATCACCCATCTCTAGTTTCCGACGCCGTCGAAAATGGGTGGTCAAGATTTGCCTTTTCCGGCCAGTATTCGCCGTCGTCAATTCTGGGTCCTTGTAATTCCGATTTGATGCAGAAGATTCAGTTAAATCCTGGTTTAATCAAAACAGTTTTACCTTTACCAGGTCCATCATCTTGTTTTCCTCAAGAAGCTTATTTTGAGATTACAATCTTGTCTCTTGTTgaaaaagaagatgagaaaaataacaaaacttTAAGAGAATTATTGAAGAAAAACGGTTATTTATCAGTCGGGTTAAGCCGAGGCGGGTATACTCCGGCGAAGTTTCCGGGAAGCTATCTTGGTTCTATTGGGTTCAATTCCAACGGCTCCATTTATCTCGATGGTTAGTTTATTCATAACTTTTTTTGTCTATTAGTTCGACTCTTTTCACCGAGTTAACTACTAGggtttttaaccattttatcaaagttttttttattaagataatttcttttatataattttaggaAAGAAGCTTACATCCGGATCTATAAACGAACAAGATGGTTTAGAAGAAGGTCGGGTAATTGGATGCGGGTACAACCCGGAAAAGAAAGAAGTGTTTTTCACATCAAATTCTGAGTTGGTTCAAAAGATGCATATTAGGTCTGAGGAATTTGGAAGTCCTTTGTATCCGATTGTGGCAACCGATATTAAGGTTACTATTATGGTAAACCTTGGACAGACCGTTTTCAAATATGGTCCGGCTAACCAATATCGGATGAACCGTGATCCATGTGTGAACTCGTCTAATGGTGAGGGATTCGATTTTGAAACGGAATCGGAAagtgatttatttgaaattgttttagATAAGTTTGCAAGATTTGCTAATTGATTAGTTAGCAATATTAGCATCATTTAAAAGTTAGTGCTTTTGTATATAtgtcttgatttttttattaatgtttttgaatCTCTTTGTATATGGAAACAAACTCATATACAAACATAAATaagttttagattttttaattttgtgcaTTAGAAAAGTTATGATATTTACTAGTAGATGTTAGATGATTTTTCATAATTGGTGTTGTAGAATTATTAACACCTTATAACATCATTTTGATGACCCTTCTTAAGGttatatttgagattttttttttttttttcttttatcaaattaCCCTAGAAGGACGAGGGCACCTATGAATTTGCCCCCAACTTCCTATTTGTTAAAGTTTTTGTTAGTGTGTTTAatagtttttgtttttctttaataaatttaaatttaaccatCATAAATTGGTTAACTCTATTAAGATTATATATCTTAGGGATTTGATGTATCAAAAAGTGAGTCagtttgataattttttgaatatctaattctataaatcaaatcattcatattccatatttttataacgtggaaaattcaaatggttatatctattaaatttatagttcattataattttaattattatattttgagtacaaattaaatttgttcaattatttaaatagacCCTATATTCGAATCTATtctgtctatatatatatttttaaattgatttcgcTTCAATTTAAGATGTTTTTAGTCGGAATGAGACTTTTATTGTTCTAGACAATATTCTTGTCACTTGAACAGTTAATGTTATATTGgtgtttattatataaaaattctaTATACAATCCTATATAAGTACTGTGAATCATGTTAAGTCTGATATTGAGGTTTGACGGTTAAAATCGGTTTGAATGTTACCAATTTACACCATTCATTTACTTTATATTAGTTGctaaattgtgttttttttttgtaatactTTATATCTTACACTAAATTAAGCTTCAAACAACCATAAGAACTATTGGTGAAATCAACTCACAACAGCAAAATTACAACTCTATGTCTTATCtcaaaagaaaatgaatgaatatgtccaaaatttatgatttaaaaatttgaCATCCAATGAAAATCATGATTAAAAGACTGATAATGAGACTAAGATGGGAGACCTTTTGTCTTACTACACCAGTAACCATGATGTTTTGGTTTCCTAAGAACACTAACCAAAACCTTTGCATTCCACCAAATTTGTTCTTTACCCATCTCAATCAAAATAGATCTTTTATCGGATTTCAGTTTTATCGATCGATAAGAAGGAAGTGGCTTGTGAGATGGTCCATTGTTGGTTCTCAAATTAAAgccagaaaatgaagaagataacTCCTGATGTATACTAGGAATTGGTTTAAGATTGTTGTTACTTAGTTCTTGATTCATAGTTGCTTTAACACTTCTTGCTTTAATTTCATCAACCACCTATGATAATCAAaacatatattttgatattCCA
It encodes the following:
- the LOC124924197 gene encoding NAC domain-containing protein JA2-like encodes the protein MENMRSIYRDHVSMILSHPGMEFRPTEQELVYEFLIPKNSGEYLNDHINEVNLYGLNPFDLPQTDSFTYSGRRGTQIRWYYYVATASINDQDGKRISVGGYWKKKGCGISVEGNGGVVIGAKRSFVFYATDSVGGAIRTNWIMQEFSLFRNPEPPFVLCRLYRRSTVSPVEVMDLRQGDDTNFDE
- the LOC124924198 gene encoding uncharacterized protein LOC124924198 → MKMIEWAHIVAPAAAAAFILILIVAIILHCFCHQRKKASSEMNLIRVESIRQGIPNKISDQSNVFRRDLFNWNDHPSLVSDAVENGWSRFAFSGQYSPSSILGPCNSDLMQKIQLNPGLIKTVLPLPGPSSCFPQEAYFEITILSLVEKEDEKNNKTLRELLKKNGYLSVGLSRGGYTPAKFPGSYLGSIGFNSNGSIYLDGKKLTSGSINEQDGLEEGRVIGCGYNPEKKEVFFTSNSELVQKMHIRSEEFGSPLYPIVATDIKVTIMVNLGQTVFKYGPANQYRMNRDPCVNSSNGEGFDFETESESDLFEIVLDKFARFAN